In bacterium, a genomic segment contains:
- a CDS encoding acetyl-CoA carboxylase biotin carboxylase subunit, with protein MIGSVLIANRGEIAVRIARTCREMGIRMIGVYSEADRHALHVETMDEAYPVGPAPSAESYLRQDRILEVAAKAQAEAVHPGYGFLAENAEFAQRVVDAGLIWIGPPASAIAAMGSKTQARAIMSKAGVPVVPGSEGAISSVEEADAFARRVGYPVLIKAVAGGGGKGMRVVESSAGLRNAFEAARREALAAFGDGSVYVEKYLAQPRHIEIQILADTHGNVIHLGERECSIQRRHQKIIEESPSVAVTPELRRRMGETAVAAARACGYVNAGTVETIMDRDGHFYFLEMNTRLQVEHPVTEEVTGLDLVRLQILITSGEKLPLRQEDIVRRGHAIEIRVYAEDVPNGFLPSTGKLKRLKAVAGPGVREDSGLREGDEVTRFYDPMLGKLIVHAETREAARQRAIRVLRESEVAGVRSNLPFCLHILETAAFERGDFHTRSADGVFLDSYLAEIATPAQDEALLAAALAYAAAMPRTVSDGNSHSLHSDSHWLAVGRRQTMRGSVKG; from the coding sequence ATGATCGGCAGCGTACTGATAGCCAACCGCGGAGAAATTGCCGTGCGAATCGCGCGAACGTGTCGCGAAATGGGAATTCGCATGATCGGCGTCTATTCCGAGGCGGATCGCCACGCTCTGCACGTGGAGACGATGGACGAAGCCTATCCGGTCGGCCCGGCGCCCAGCGCGGAAAGCTATCTGCGGCAGGATCGAATTCTCGAAGTTGCGGCGAAGGCGCAGGCCGAGGCCGTGCATCCGGGATATGGATTCCTTGCCGAGAACGCGGAATTTGCGCAGCGCGTGGTGGATGCCGGTTTGATTTGGATCGGACCTCCGGCTTCGGCGATTGCGGCGATGGGATCCAAGACGCAAGCGCGCGCGATCATGTCGAAAGCGGGTGTTCCGGTTGTTCCCGGCAGTGAGGGGGCGATCTCTTCCGTTGAAGAGGCCGACGCTTTTGCGCGTCGCGTCGGTTATCCGGTTCTCATCAAGGCGGTAGCGGGCGGCGGCGGAAAGGGAATGCGCGTCGTGGAATCCTCCGCCGGACTACGTAACGCGTTTGAGGCCGCACGGCGCGAAGCCCTGGCGGCGTTCGGTGACGGATCGGTCTATGTGGAGAAGTATCTCGCACAGCCTCGTCACATCGAGATTCAGATTCTGGCCGACACACACGGCAACGTAATCCATCTCGGAGAACGCGAATGCTCCATTCAACGGCGGCACCAGAAAATTATCGAGGAATCGCCGTCGGTTGCCGTTACGCCGGAATTGCGGAGACGCATGGGAGAGACGGCGGTGGCGGCGGCTCGCGCCTGTGGCTACGTCAATGCCGGTACGGTCGAAACCATCATGGACCGAGACGGTCACTTCTACTTCCTGGAGATGAATACCCGCCTGCAGGTCGAGCATCCGGTGACCGAGGAAGTGACCGGACTCGATCTGGTTCGTCTGCAAATACTCATTACCTCCGGCGAAAAATTGCCGCTGCGACAGGAGGACATCGTTCGGCGCGGTCACGCCATCGAAATCCGCGTGTACGCGGAAGACGTTCCCAACGGTTTCCTTCCTTCGACCGGAAAATTGAAACGTTTGAAGGCCGTTGCCGGACCGGGCGTGCGGGAGGACAGCGGTTTGCGCGAAGGCGACGAGGTCACACGCTTCTACGATCCGATGCTGGGGAAACTCATTGTGCATGCCGAAACGCGCGAAGCGGCGCGGCAGAGAGCAATCCGGGTGCTCAGAGAGTCGGAGGTGGCCGGAGTACGCTCGAATCTCCCGTTCTGCCTGCACATTCTGGAGACGGCGGCCTTCGAGCGCGGCGATTTTCACACGCGCTCGGCGGACGGCGTTTTTCTAGACAGCTACCTGGCAGAGATCGCGACTCCCGCACAAGACGAAGCGCTGCTCGCCGCCGCTCTGGCCTATGCGGCCGCGATGCCCAGGACAGTCTCCGATGGGAATTCTCATTCACTGCATTCCGATTCCCACTGGCTGGCGGTTGGAAGGCGACAAACCATGCGGGGATCCGTGAAAGGATAG
- a CDS encoding acetyl-CoA carboxylase biotin carboxyl carrier protein subunit: protein MKGAITVRIADRTYEVSTDDDATYVNGRSIDLEEVQLDSHCGLVFCSAGRRLRAIFDRNERESFVLFEGREYPVEIETERDRLLKQFEGMSHTSHQHAEIRASMPGLVARVAASIGDTVTKGEPLLILEAMKMENEIRSPADGLIKEIHVKQGRTVEKGDLLIVLD, encoded by the coding sequence ATGAAGGGCGCGATCACCGTACGAATTGCCGATCGAACTTATGAAGTCTCAACCGACGACGATGCGACGTACGTCAACGGCCGTTCCATTGATCTCGAAGAGGTGCAGCTTGACTCACATTGCGGATTGGTTTTCTGCTCCGCCGGCCGGAGACTGCGGGCAATCTTCGACCGGAATGAGCGTGAGTCCTTCGTCTTGTTTGAGGGTCGGGAATACCCTGTCGAGATTGAGACGGAACGTGATCGCTTATTGAAGCAGTTTGAAGGAATGTCCCACACGAGCCATCAACATGCGGAGATTCGGGCTTCCATGCCCGGTCTGGTTGCGCGCGTGGCGGCATCCATCGGCGATACGGTGACGAAAGGCGAACCCCTGTTGATTCTCGAGGCTATGAAGATGGAAAACGAGATTCGCTCGCCGGCCGATGGTCTGATCAAAGAGATCCACGTGAAACAGGGACGCACGGTGGAGAAGGGCGACTTGCTCATCGTATTGGACTAA
- a CDS encoding methylmalonyl-CoA mutase family protein — translation MATDHTPSETTTQRDQWLRTVEKLIAKLPERKPLFQTDSQIDIARLYEPDSRFDAGQKLGYPGMYPFTRGIHPNMYRGRLWTMRQYAGFGTAEESNARYKYLLSQGTTGLSVAFDLPTQIGYDSDHAVAAGEVGKVGVAICSLDDLDLLFDGIPLDQVSTSMTINSTAAIMMAMYVALARKRNIPEEKLAGTVQNDILKEYVARGTYIFPPRPSMRLVTDIISYCHRHLPQWNTISISGYHIREAGSNAIQELAFTFANAIAYVEAVLSTGLRVDDFAPRLAFFWGCHNNFFEEVAKFRAARRVWASIMKERFAALDPRSMMLRFHTQTAGCTLTAQQPDNNVVRVTIQALAAAMGGTQSLHTNSMDEALSLPTENSARVALRTQQIIAHESGVVDTVDPLGGSYFVESLTEQIEREVWKYLQQIEKIGGAVAAIEQHYFQKEIAAEAYRYEREIESGERIIVGVNKFKTDDTLSPPILRVKPEIERRQRQRLADLRARRDNAKAGNALRELKALARTDQNLMPTIVAAVEQSCTLGEIADALREVWGEFHDQT, via the coding sequence ATGGCGACCGACCATACACCATCCGAAACAACGACGCAGCGAGATCAATGGCTGCGTACCGTCGAAAAGCTGATCGCGAAACTGCCGGAACGAAAACCGCTGTTTCAGACGGACAGTCAGATTGATATCGCGAGACTGTACGAACCGGATTCGCGATTCGATGCCGGGCAGAAGCTCGGCTATCCGGGGATGTATCCGTTCACGCGCGGCATTCATCCCAACATGTATCGTGGCCGCTTGTGGACCATGCGTCAGTATGCCGGATTCGGAACGGCGGAAGAATCCAACGCCCGCTATAAGTATTTGCTTTCGCAAGGTACAACGGGTCTGTCGGTAGCGTTTGATCTGCCGACTCAGATCGGCTACGACAGCGATCACGCCGTGGCGGCCGGCGAAGTGGGCAAGGTCGGCGTCGCCATTTGCAGTCTGGACGATTTGGACCTGCTGTTCGACGGGATTCCGCTCGATCAGGTCAGTACGTCCATGACGATCAACTCGACGGCGGCGATTATGATGGCGATGTACGTGGCCCTCGCCAGAAAGCGCAACATACCGGAAGAGAAACTCGCCGGAACCGTTCAGAACGATATTCTCAAGGAATATGTAGCGCGCGGGACGTACATTTTTCCACCACGACCTTCCATGAGACTGGTGACGGACATCATTTCATATTGTCACCGTCATCTGCCGCAGTGGAACACGATTTCGATTTCGGGCTATCATATTCGCGAGGCCGGATCCAACGCGATTCAGGAGCTCGCCTTCACGTTCGCCAACGCGATTGCCTACGTCGAGGCCGTGCTGAGTACGGGACTTCGAGTGGACGACTTCGCGCCGCGGCTGGCGTTCTTCTGGGGTTGTCACAACAATTTTTTTGAAGAGGTGGCGAAGTTCCGTGCCGCCCGGAGGGTGTGGGCTTCAATCATGAAGGAGCGCTTTGCCGCTCTCGATCCTCGTTCGATGATGTTGCGTTTCCATACTCAAACGGCGGGCTGCACGCTGACGGCACAGCAGCCGGACAACAATGTGGTGCGCGTGACGATTCAAGCCCTGGCGGCCGCTATGGGCGGGACGCAAAGCCTGCACACGAATTCGATGGACGAGGCGTTATCCTTGCCTACGGAAAATTCCGCCCGCGTGGCACTGCGCACGCAGCAGATCATCGCCCATGAGTCGGGCGTTGTGGATACCGTGGACCCGCTCGGTGGCAGCTACTTCGTCGAGTCGCTTACCGAGCAAATCGAGCGTGAAGTCTGGAAATATTTGCAGCAAATCGAGAAGATTGGCGGAGCGGTCGCTGCCATCGAACAGCACTACTTCCAAAAGGAAATCGCAGCGGAGGCCTACCGCTACGAGCGTGAGATCGAGTCGGGTGAACGGATTATTGTGGGTGTGAACAAATTCAAGACGGACGATACCTTATCGCCACCTATTCTACGCGTGAAACCGGAGATTGAACGACGTCAACGTCAACGACTTGCCGATTTACGTGCACGACGGGATAACGCGAAGGCCGGCAATGCCTTGAGAGAGTTGAAGGCATTGGCACGAACCGACCAGAATCTCATGCCTACGATTGTGGCGGCGGTCGAGCAGTCCTGTACGCTGGGTGAAATCGCCGACGCACTCCGCGAGGTATGGGGCGAGTTTCACGATCAGACGTGA
- a CDS encoding biotin--[acetyl-CoA-carboxylase] ligase yields the protein MIWNQRLFDRHLTTRRFGREVEWLAEVDSTNRWLADHVDRFTMSGGVVVTDHQTKGRGRYDRMWHDKAGACLLFSLFIRQSTTDENSLGSLLPAIALADVLTARAERMTTVRVKWPNDVLLNGRKVAGILGQNLPQGQQILSIVGVGLNVSLREEDFPDDIKDSATSLFREMGTSVPREVILAEMLGVWEQLLDECAMGNIRRILDRWESYGPERGSRIVRRTDQTTLEGRYAGLGERGQLLLKCENGMIHEVFSGDIEP from the coding sequence GTGATCTGGAATCAGAGACTGTTCGACCGCCATCTCACGACGCGCCGCTTCGGTCGCGAGGTGGAGTGGCTAGCAGAAGTTGACTCGACCAACCGTTGGTTGGCCGACCACGTGGATCGTTTTACCATGTCGGGGGGGGTGGTCGTAACCGATCATCAAACGAAGGGACGGGGGCGTTACGATCGGATGTGGCATGACAAAGCGGGGGCTTGTTTGTTGTTTTCGCTCTTCATTCGCCAATCCACGACCGATGAGAATAGTCTCGGAAGTCTGTTACCGGCCATTGCACTGGCGGATGTGCTGACGGCACGGGCCGAGCGGATGACCACGGTTCGTGTCAAGTGGCCGAATGATGTGTTGCTCAACGGACGCAAGGTCGCCGGGATTCTCGGACAGAATCTTCCGCAAGGGCAACAGATCCTCTCGATTGTGGGAGTTGGACTGAATGTGAGTCTTCGCGAGGAGGATTTCCCGGACGACATCAAAGATTCCGCCACGTCGCTATTCCGGGAAATGGGTACATCCGTTCCTCGCGAAGTGATTCTTGCCGAAATGCTCGGCGTTTGGGAGCAACTTCTCGACGAGTGCGCAATGGGAAACATCCGCAGAATTCTGGATCGCTGGGAATCCTACGGTCCGGAACGAGGAAGCAGGATTGTGCGGCGTACCGACCAGACAACACTCGAAGGACGATACGCGGGTCTGGGAGAGCGTGGGCAATTGCTGCTGAAGTGTGAGAACGGAATGATTCACGAAGTGTTCAGCGGAGATATCGAACCGTGA
- a CDS encoding type III pantothenate kinase, with protein sequence MSSRLLAIDVGNSVTTLGLFEDSRLLDRWRMASRTAWTEDEIWILISQFLTTSGFAMDSLSFVSIASVVPELTTAHSNMSARRLGVRPLVISASNVKLLRVDYEPLSSVGADRLCGAAAAFVMHGGPVVVVDLGTATVFDFVTKDGIYRGGLITPGIATAVESLHQAAAMLPRVDIVFPSSLIGRTTETAIQSGVLHGTVAMIDGIVDRIHSEVDGSLRVVATGGFAGLLQERSRVIRHVEPDLVLNGIRLITENQ encoded by the coding sequence GTGAGCTCTCGGCTGCTCGCCATAGACGTGGGCAACAGCGTAACCACGCTGGGACTCTTCGAAGATTCGCGCTTGCTTGATCGTTGGCGAATGGCCTCGCGGACGGCGTGGACCGAAGACGAAATCTGGATTCTGATTTCTCAGTTCCTGACGACTTCGGGATTCGCGATGGATAGCCTGAGTTTCGTTTCGATAGCGTCGGTCGTGCCTGAGTTGACCACGGCGCATTCCAACATGTCTGCACGTCGCTTGGGTGTGCGTCCGCTGGTGATTTCCGCTTCAAATGTCAAACTCTTGCGCGTTGACTACGAGCCCTTGAGTTCAGTGGGAGCCGACCGCCTGTGCGGAGCCGCCGCCGCTTTTGTAATGCACGGCGGACCCGTGGTGGTCGTTGATCTGGGAACGGCCACGGTGTTTGATTTCGTCACGAAGGACGGAATCTATCGCGGTGGACTCATCACTCCCGGGATCGCTACGGCAGTGGAATCGTTGCATCAAGCGGCGGCAATGCTCCCGCGCGTGGACATCGTCTTCCCGTCCAGTCTGATTGGCCGCACTACGGAGACAGCGATCCAGTCGGGCGTACTCCATGGGACAGTCGCCATGATTGACGGGATCGTTGACCGAATACACAGCGAAGTGGACGGTTCGCTCCGCGTGGTGGCAACGGGTGGATTCGCTGGCTTGCTTCAAGAGCGCAGCCGAGTCATCCGGCACGTAGAACCGGACTTGGTGCTGAATGGAATCCGCTTGATAACGGAAAACCAATGA
- a CDS encoding N-acetylmuramoyl-L-alanine amidase encodes MKRAAQLVLMLSLLVAISAQCAEIILVYPRTMGSEVFVYPNGLDSTFVLGRVEPPGSILRINGHEVVCTPRGAFLAWLPLCSAPDEKAWILSLSEDRTEIARVSFPYLFAADLPKTATSDTFSAISFPRVIEVAAPNAHTRTAIGGSYHIFPDSGCPLVALNHERDFYKFEIGGGLSGVIEDRFVTVMASRSLPEAVLGNGKCTTDGKFTLCTFSLSRAVPWSASLSSDQKSLNVMLFGTTAAIDRIRFDVADEFLTGITWEQLPAGLALSFLCKEPVARGYAVTCAHGDLRVQMRQPLSARPRSLRGKLIVLDPGHSGVSNGAIGPLGTREKDVNLRWANLLADELRRRGAIVELTRSADEDLDLYARIDFAKSRAADFFISLHCNALPDGVNPFVRHGTGTYYYQEASRRAAEKLHRRLVNASGLQDDGLWDANLAVVRPTEFPAVLLEAAYLIYPLEEELLQTDEFLRRLSKGVARGLKDYFREEP; translated from the coding sequence ATGAAGCGAGCAGCGCAACTTGTTCTGATGCTGTCTCTGCTCGTCGCAATCTCCGCACAATGTGCCGAAATCATCCTGGTCTATCCCCGCACTATGGGGAGCGAAGTGTTCGTTTACCCGAATGGTCTTGACTCGACGTTTGTTCTGGGACGAGTTGAACCGCCGGGCAGCATACTGCGGATCAATGGCCATGAAGTCGTCTGCACGCCGCGAGGGGCTTTTCTGGCGTGGCTTCCTCTATGCAGCGCGCCCGATGAGAAGGCGTGGATTCTGTCGTTATCGGAAGATCGAACCGAAATCGCGCGCGTCTCGTTTCCCTATCTTTTCGCGGCCGACTTGCCGAAAACAGCGACGTCCGATACGTTCAGTGCGATTTCGTTTCCGCGGGTCATTGAAGTCGCGGCACCCAATGCTCACACTCGCACGGCCATCGGCGGAAGCTATCACATTTTTCCTGATTCCGGTTGCCCCCTCGTGGCGCTCAACCATGAAAGGGACTTCTACAAGTTTGAAATCGGCGGTGGCCTGTCGGGTGTGATTGAAGACCGATTTGTCACCGTCATGGCGAGTCGCTCGCTGCCGGAGGCCGTGCTGGGCAACGGAAAGTGCACCACCGACGGGAAATTCACCCTATGTACTTTTTCATTGAGTAGAGCGGTCCCGTGGTCTGCCAGTTTGTCCTCCGATCAGAAATCACTGAACGTTATGCTGTTCGGCACGACGGCGGCTATTGACAGAATCCGCTTCGACGTGGCGGATGAATTCTTGACGGGAATCACCTGGGAGCAACTTCCGGCGGGTTTGGCGCTCTCATTCTTATGTAAAGAGCCTGTTGCACGGGGCTACGCGGTCACTTGCGCTCATGGCGATCTGCGAGTGCAGATGCGCCAACCTCTGTCGGCCCGCCCGAGAAGCCTGCGCGGAAAATTGATTGTTCTGGACCCGGGACATAGCGGCGTTTCGAATGGAGCCATCGGGCCGTTGGGAACGCGGGAAAAGGACGTTAATCTTCGCTGGGCGAACCTCCTGGCCGATGAGCTGCGCCGTCGTGGCGCAATCGTTGAACTCACACGATCCGCCGATGAAGACTTGGATCTCTATGCGCGAATTGATTTCGCAAAATCGAGAGCGGCGGATTTCTTCATCAGCCTTCACTGCAACGCTCTGCCCGATGGTGTGAATCCCTTCGTGCGGCATGGAACCGGCACGTATTATTATCAGGAAGCCTCACGACGGGCTGCCGAGAAGTTGCATCGGCGTCTGGTGAATGCATCGGGATTGCAGGATGACGGACTATGGGATGCCAATCTGGCCGTGGTTCGTCCCACCGAGTTTCCGGCCGTGCTGCTGGAAGCCGCGTACTTGATCTATCCGCTCGAAGAGGAACTGCTTCAAACGGATGAATTTCTGCGCCGGCTGTCGAAGGGAGTCGCGCGTGGCTTGAAGGACTATTTTCGAGAAGAACCGTAG
- the greA gene encoding transcription elongation factor GreA: protein MDKQYITKAGMEKLISQLEEWRNQKRPAMVKQLASARSHGDLSENAEYHAAREELTRIDQRILHLEKTLQSAIVVDETQVNTDQVRVFTRVRVLDNAKNVEREYSIVSAAEADAKAGRISHQSPVGQGLIGSKVGETVEITVPAGIVKWTILEILPIQLGGE, encoded by the coding sequence TTGGACAAACAGTACATCACGAAGGCGGGAATGGAGAAACTCATCTCCCAGCTTGAAGAATGGCGGAACCAGAAGCGTCCAGCAATGGTCAAGCAACTTGCGTCCGCCCGTTCACACGGCGATCTTTCGGAGAACGCCGAGTATCACGCCGCCCGCGAGGAACTCACACGCATTGACCAACGCATTCTGCATCTTGAGAAGACACTGCAATCGGCGATAGTCGTGGACGAAACACAAGTGAATACCGATCAGGTCCGAGTGTTTACCAGGGTTCGCGTGTTGGACAACGCCAAAAACGTCGAGCGCGAGTATTCGATCGTTTCGGCCGCCGAGGCCGATGCGAAGGCCGGGAGAATCAGTCATCAGTCGCCCGTCGGGCAGGGCTTGATTGGCAGCAAGGTGGGTGAGACCGTCGAGATCACCGTGCCGGCGGGAATTGTGAAGTGGACGATTCTGGAGATCCTTCCGATTCAGCTTGGAGGAGAGTAA